The DNA region CGGCCGATCCAAGCTCGCGCGGGCATGTTTACGACCTCGCCTACGACTGCGTGAACAAGGGTGACGTCTCGAACGCGCAGACGATCAGCCTCGGGATCGAATAGACCAGTCGTAAGAAAGCAACTACAGCGACGGCCCGACCCGCTGCGCTGCGGTGCAGCGCGCCTGTTCCTGTTCAGGCTGGTTGTCCTGGGCGAGGTTCTGTGCCCGGTCGAGAGCGGCACGAGCGCGGGTGACGTCAATCTTCTGCGCCTCCGACTCGGCCGGCGCCCCGAGTGGTGATGATCCGGTGATGCCGTAGCGGTCGCGGTAGGCGGCGATGGTGCGGGCACTGTAGCGCCATGCCCGGACCGCTCGTGGCTGCTTCGGTGGCGTGCCGAGCTTCGTGATCCACTCGTGTTTGTCTGTGAGGGCGGTGTCGAGGAGGGCATCGGCGCGGTTCTCGATGAGCTCACGCCGCTCGGTCAGCGCCCGCCGCATCTCGGACGGCATGAAGCCGGTGGCTTCCGGGATGAGGCCGGCGATCAGGCGCGCGGCGTTGCGAGCGCGGCCGGCGCCTGCTGGGCGGGAGGTCGCTTTCGTTACGCGGTCGTGCAGGACGGCGGCGATGTCGTCGGCGTCGCCGAACCCGCGCGCTCTGACCAGGCGTGACAGCAGGGTGTCGATGTCGTGCTGGTTTGATTCTGCCCGTCGAAGCTCGGCGTTCAGTGCTCCGAATGCGGGTGACGTGATCGCGGCCTCGGCATCGTTGTCGGTGAGGCCCGAGGATCGGATGAGTGCGGCCCAGCGGTCGTGCTGTGCGGCGGCGGCCAGGGTTTCGTACTCGGCGGTGAGCTGGCCGATCGAAGCCCAGGCATCCTGCTCGTCGGCGACGGTCTCGTGCGCGGAGAGCTCGGCACCGACGTGCTGCAGCACCCCGAACAACACCGACCGGGCGGTCGCTTCGGTATCGTCGCCGGGGTGCGGGCCGTCGTGGGCGGGGTCGGGCTTGTCGACGGCGACGTAGGCGATGTTCTCCTCGCGACCGCGGGTCATGGCGACGTAGAACGTCTCCCTGGTCATCGACGCATCCGCGACTACGTGAGAGGAGTCCACGGTGATGCCCTGCGCCCGGTAAGAGGTGACGGCGTAGCCGAGGTCGAGATGTTCGGCCGCGTAATCGGCCGGGACCACCACCGACCCGCCCCACCTGCGCCCTGCCCGTCCGAGGGTGAGGGCGCCATCAGCGCGGACCTCGGCGATCACCCACCTGTCGCCGTTGCGAACCCAAGACCGGCCGGCGCGCAGGCGGCGGTCGTTGCGGCGGGTGACGACGGTATCCCCGGCCGCGGCGCGGGTGCCGTCGTGTAGTTCGACCTCGCGGCGTACGTTCACTGTGCCGTCGAGGATCAGATCGACGCGCGCTCTGTTGTTGAGGGCCTGGACGGATTCGTTGGAGTCGGTCACGAGGACGCTGGCCCGCCCGGCGAGAGTGTCGGCGCGCCAGGCGGCGTAGGCGGCGTCGATCATCTCCTCGGTGTCACCGCCGATCACGCGGCGGTGCTCGGCGTAGGTGTCAATGACCTCGGTGCGCCCGTGCCGCAGACGGAGGGAGGCGGTCTTCTCCCATGGGTTGACGAATCTGTGCACGTCGACCAGCTCTGGAGCGTCGTCGCGATCATGAACGAGCAGGGAGAACGCGCCGCCTGCGTCGACGGGCTGGAGTTGCGAGTGATCGCCGACTAGCAGCACCTTTGCCCCGGCTTCCGCGGCCAGGGCTGCGATGCGGTCGAGGGAGAGCGTACCCGCCAGCGACGCCTCATCGACGATAGCGAGCTGACCCCTGCGGAAGGTCTCGCCGGTGCGGTCGTGGGTGTCGAGCCACTTGGCCGTGTTCTCGGTCTGGATGCCGAGGTCATCGGCCAGTACCTGCGCAGCGACCGCGGACGGTGCGAGTCCGATCACGCTGCCGCGCCCATGTTCGTGCTCCCACGCCCGCCGCAACGCCGACATCGCCGTCGTCTTCCCCGCCCCCGCCGGACCGACCAGCACGTCGACCACCCGCCCGGAGACGGCGATCTTCGTCAACGCGGACGCCTGGTCGTCACCGAGTATCCGCCCCTTGCTGTCGGGCCGCGTCGTGATCCGTTCGACGGTCGTCAGCGGGACAGTCGGGGCGGTGATGGTGCGGGCGCGCGCGAGGAGGCTGTCCTCGGCCGCCAGGAGTACCTCGGACGTGAACAGCGCGGAGTGCTTCGGTCGGAACACGCTCGTGCCATCCGGCCGGCGGAACGCAGCCGGGCTCGACGCAAGCTCGGGCGGGGTCAGGCGCAGCGACACGGCCTCGGCGGCATCGACGACCAGGCCAACGACGGCTTCTCGATCCTCGGTCGATGCGAACCGGTAGCCCATCGTCTGCCGCGCCGCCTCCGCGGTGAGGTTCCAGCGATGCCAGGTGGAGCGCTTCTCACCGACCGCGGTCACCACGTCCCGCCCGAGCGAGGAGATCACATCCAACGGTACGTCGTCGGCGCGCAGCAGTAGCGGCTTCTCGTTCACCGTCACGGTGCGCGCCCACGCGGTCGCTTCCGACCCGAGTGCCCGCCCGGCGCGCTCCCACCAGGATGCGGTGAGGTCGGCCAGCGACCGCACCTCCTTCTCGGGCCGGGTGGACAGCGTAGCCTGGGCGCGAAGCTTCATGATCGTCGTCGGCGACGGCCGCCGCCCGCGCGCCTCGACGTACTGGCCGATGAGGCGATCCGTCTCGGCGTCGATGTGCCGGGCACGGGTGGAGAACTCCTTGACCAGGACCTCCGGCACCGCGGTGATCGCCCATGCCGGGTTCCGGTCGCGGCCCCTGTCACGCGCCTCCCACGAGACCCCGAGCATCCGTGTCAGGTGATCAGCGAACACCGCCTCGTGCAGTTCGGAGAGGGCGACGACGGCGGTATGGATCGGCCGCCCATCCAACGACCGCCACTTGTTGTCGAGGACGGTCTGCACCTTGTTGCTGATAACGACATGCGTGTGCAAGTGCGGATCACCCGCCCTCGAGTCGTAGTGATCGAACGCCGTAGCACTCAGACCGCGGACGTCGACCTGAGCAACCGCACCGTCACGACCGGTTGCACCGGTCCGGGTGGCTGCAACCTCCCGCTCCATGAATGCAACCACCTCCGCAACCGCCGCATGATGCGCGCCCGCGATCAACGCCTGCGTCCCCGCATCCGCGACCGCCCACAGCACGCTGGCGGACTTCGGGATCGAGAACGTGAAGTCGAACCCCGCCACCGCCCGCCGTGTCCCTCGCTCCGTCTGCTCGGCCTCGATAGCGACGGCGGCTTCAGCGCGTGATGCCGGCCCGAGGGCTGGATCGAGTGCCGCGGTGTGTGCCTCAATCCGCTCGGCCACGCTCTGATATTCGGGGTACGCACGCCCGAGCGGTTCGCCGGTGATGGGGTCGCGGCCCATGCCTACCAGGAGCTGGAGCTGAGCTTCGGAGACCTGATCGCCCACGCCGATCCTCCCGCCACCGAGCACTGCCACCCCGGCCCCAAGCCAGCGACCCGGCGGGGTACCCTCAGCGTTGTAATAGCGCGTCAACGGGGTAGAGAGCGACCTGTCGCCATCGCCGGCCGCGACGGTGCGCAGCAGGTACTTGTACCCGTCGCCCGCGCTCATCACACGCATCGACACCGTCATACGTCCGCTCCTCTCCACCTACTCACGAGGTGAGCAGCAGCCCGCCGAAAGCGTGCTCACCCTCGATCTGCAAGAGGCGTGGCAGCTGATCAGTGCGCTAGCTCGAGGCGCCCCGAGATCCGCGCAGGATCACCGTGTATGTGCGGCGCTGCCCGTGTAATGCCGTGCGAACTAGTAGCAACAGAGATCGCCGTGCTTCAATCGACGACCACTGTCGATAGCCAGGCGCTGACGCTCGAACGCCAGCGCTCAGGGTCAGAATTCCATGCCATGGAATGGCCCGCCGCGAACGCAACTAGTTCGACGAAGCCAGGACGTCGATCGCGGAGGGCTTCGGACACCGCAGGGGGGACCGAATCGTCTCGGTTGCCGTGCAGAATCAAAGTCGGCACGGTGAGATCTCGGGCTCGCTCGATCCAGTCCATCTCCCGAAGCGAAATGGCCCCCGGCAGCCCGGCTACGCGAGCGAGCGGATCAAGCGTCAACCAGGGCAACGAGAGACGGCCCGCCACAGCCGGCAGTCCGCTTCGTACACAATTGGCTTCGATCACCTCGATCCAACTGAGCACTGGAGAATCCAGTACCAGCGCGGCAATCACCCCCGCAGACCGCATCCGATCCGCAACGCGCAGAGCAATGGCAGCGCCCAACGACCATCCGAAGAGAACGATCCGCTCAGCGCCCTGTTTGACGGCATACTCGACAGCAGCCTCGACATCGTCGGCCTCCGAGTAGCCCAGCGTTGAGCGACCCTTCTCAACGCTCGGCCCCTCACCGTCATTGCGGAAGCTGACGACGAGCGACGTCCAGCCAAGCTCAGCAGTCACCTGCACACCGCGTAGCGTTCCTCGTCGGCGCCCGCCCATGCCATGGACGTGAATTGCCCATGTCGCCGCGCGGTGCTCGCCGTCGGCGAGCCATGCCGGGGCCGGACCCGCGGGCGTAGTGATGAAGACCTCCCGCACGCTGAGGCCCGCTGCCGCGGGGCCATCGAAGTAGATCCCGCTCCACGAAAAGGATGCCCCCAGAGATGGGAGGCGACCGGACGCGGCATGCGTCACGACCCGAGCGATCTGGCCAGGCCCTCGATCGATCACCTCGTCGGAGACTTGCACCCACTCCCCCGTTTCGAACCACAGGCTGAATATGCCTGGCGCGGCCGTGGAGCGAGTGCGGTCGAGAATGAGCAAACGCCGATCCCCGTCAGTCTCCATATCTCGAAGTCTCAGGTCGAAGGTTCGAGACCCGACCGCCGACGTTAGCTTCCGAGCGAGGACCCAGCCGAGGCTCATCGCACCCGCACAGAGGAGCACAACGCTCGCTGCAACGATGCGCCTCATGTTCGGTCTCGTTCGTCAAGAGAGCGCGGCGCAACGACCGCGGGCTTTCCGTTGGCACCTGCGCCGCTGCTTCCGAGGAGGTGGCGTTCCGCCTGCTCGAGTAGCGTCTCTTCTGCGTTAGTGACCTCGAACGCAGTACGCGGGTCGATCATCGCGTCTCTGATCTCGACGATCTCACGGTGGAGGCGGCTTTCATGGTCTTCGATTTGCGCTGTCGAAGACTGCGCCTTGCTGAGACCTGGCCGCACTCGCACAGCCCGATGCCACAGTGAGTCGAGTCGCTGCAACATCTCGGCCGTTCGCGCGCGACGAGCCCGCTCCTGCAAGTTGCGGACCATCGGCTGCACGGCGAAGCCCGCACACAGAAAAAGAAAGGCGAGGAGAGACAGCGGCCCGTACGCGGCGCCGACGGAGCGCATGAATTGAAGATTGCCGGTGACGTGCGCCAGATCCATGGTGATCACGGCGACACTGAGCGCGATACCTGAGCTCGAGCCCATGAGAAGTAGCAAAGCGGGAACCAGCTGCGCCCCTTTGCCGATGCGGAACTGCCTCATCGCCAGTGTGAGCATCGCACCCAAGATGATCCCGCAATAGGTGAACACAATGATCGAGTACGCCGCGACCCACGGCTGCGCACCGAGGTCGCGCATGAAGGTCACCGTCGTCGCCCCGCGATCGATGAGGAAAAACGCCATTGTTGTTCCGACGAGTGCGTTGAACAATGCGGGGCGACCGACCGCTGCGCGCACCAGCCGCGGACGGTACTCGCCAGCCTTCATCGCCGCTCGTCCGAGGAAGAAGAGCCCGATGATCAGAAGGCCATCCGAAAGCAGCATCGCGTGATTCGTCGATCCCAGCAAACCATCGACGGCGACGTAGACGGCGTCGACGTTGAGTGTCATGGCGACAGCGATCGTGAGGGCAGCGTAAGTAATACTGCGGTCCGTCCGCCGGCGTCGAAAAATGAGCAGGCTCGCCACGAGCACCCATAAGAGCGTCGCGATGAGCGTCTGGATCATCCGAAGATCTCCGAATAACGAGACTCCGCGAAAACAGACCCCCGAATACCCGCCGCGAGCCGGTCTGCCAGTGACTCGGCGGCAATCTCGGTCTCGGTGTCGAAATCCTGGCGTCTGAGTAGACGCGTTCTGGTGTGCGGTGGGATGTCTGGCAGGAGAGCGTCCGTGACGGAACATTCGTCCCCGTCGCAGTGTCCGAGCAGTATGTGAGCGAACTCATGGAGCACGAACTGTTGTTGATGCAGGACCGAGTCGCTGTGCGCATGAAGGATCACGTCCTCTGCTCCGGTCGTCAGCCATATTGCGCAGACGCCATCATTGTCGCCCAGCGCACTCAGCTCGACGACGCGGAGGCGTCGTCGACGACGCTGCCTCACGGCGCCCAGCAAGTCCTCGAACGTGAAGACGCTACCCAGGGCGAGTTCCGTCACGGCCGTCGTGACGGCCTGATCAAGGTCCACGGTGTGCTCACTCTCTTCGAGGGCATCTACCGGCGTCTACTCCACTTCGGGGGACGTCGTCACTGCTCGACTGTGTTTGCCATTTCCTCATCAAGGAACTTGCTAATGGCTTGGAGCGCTCTCGGCGAGATGTCTCCAAGCGTGCGCGCTGCGTAGGTCTTGACCTTCGCAGCGCGCATGGAGCGCACGAGGTCAAGCTGCGCGCTAACTCTTGCCGGGACCGCGGCCCCATTCGCACCCAAAAGGAACTCGGCGTCAACGTTAAAGAATGCAGCCAGCCCCTCGAACACCTCCGGATCTTGCACGTATCGGTGGCCGTTCACCATGTAGGTCCAGCGCGATCTCGACAGATTGGTGCCGCGGTCACCCAAGTAGGCGGCGATCTGGGAGTACGTCGGTTCAGCACCAGACTCGGCGATCGCGACGTCAAGCAGCAGCCGCAGGCGTTTCGCGAGATCCGCTGCCGCATCCTTGCTCTCGTCTTCGGTCATGGTGGCTGACCTCCTTTGTGCATGCTCAATCTACCCGTTGAGCATGACCAAATCAACAGTTGCGCATGCCCACCGTCGATGTTAGAACTGAAGCCTCAGACCGTTTGAGCATGCTCAACGCTCGTGATGTGGCGCGACTGCACTCCTGCTCAAAGGGAGGCGAACCATGCCCAGAACCATGACGATGACGGCGCCCTATTCCATGCTCGTGCGCGACGAGCGTGCGCGAGCCGTGCGGCCGCATCCCTCATCGTTCTCTCGCGGGCGCCCGCGCCCACCTCTCTGGTGTGGCGCCGCGCCTCTCCCGGTCGTGGCGTCCCAGAGAGGAGGCCATCCGATGGTCGCGACCGAAGTTCGCCGGGCAGCGCGCGAAGCCAAGCTTGACGAGGTCCACGAGAAGCTGGTGGATGCCGTTGATCGACTTCTGTCTGGGGACGACTGGGCGAAGGCGCTCACCTTCGCGGCCCGTTTCCGCAGCCGCTCTTTCAACAACACCTTGCTGATCTGGATCCAGCACTCTCTGGCGCACGAAGCAGGACTCGTAGCGGAGCCGACGCCGTCGTACGTCGCCGGGTACAAGCAGTGGCAGCATCTGGGGCGCCAGGTGGAGAAGGGCCAGCCCGGCTATCAGATCCTCGCCCCCGTCACGGGGCGTTTCGCGTCACCCAATCCATCCGATCCGGCATCGTGGCGACGACTCAATCGCTTCGAGAAACCCCGTCCCGGTGAGATTGTGCGCTCGAAGATGATCGGTGTTCGCCCCGCGTACGTGTGGGATGCCTCCCAGACTTCCGGCGACGCGCTTCCGACCACACCGGCGCCGGCTCTGCTGAAAGACGAGGCTCCGTCGGGGCTGTGGAATGGCATCGCACGGCAGATCGAAGCGGCCGGTTTCACCGTTCTCGGCGTCGCGCACGAGGGCATGATCTACGGCGCGAATGGCGTCACCGACTATACCCAGAAGACCGTGACCGTCCGAGAAAACATGGATCCCGCGGCCCGCGTGAAGACTCTCGCTCATGAACTCGCTCATGTGCTCATGCACGGCCCTGATCAGGATGTGGCGAGACAGCATCGTGGTATCGGCGAGGTGGAGGCCGAGTCGGTCGCGCTCATGATCGGTGCCGCCCACGGCATGGACACCAGCGGCTACACGATTCCGTACGTGTCGACCTGGGCTGCGCAGGTCGATGGGCAGGAGCCAGCCGAGATCGTGCGCGCTACAGGTGAACGGGTCCGCGCCGCTGCGATGAAGATTCTGGACCAGCTCGACACCGAGATGCTCGGCGACGGTACCCCGCCAGGACTTGAACGATCGTCGACGCGGATCGTTGTGCCCACCTCGAACCGCGCGAGTCGTGCACTGGCGACCTCAACGAACGCAGAGCGTGCGGCTCTGACCGAATCGCGGACGCTGCGATGAACACCGCCGCGTTCATACGGACACTCGACGGCTCGGGCCGTGGGCTCTCGACCGCTGAGAGCGCGCTCGCTTACGCAGCTCACGGCATCCCCGTGTTCCCGTGCGCGGCGGGCGGGAAGCGCCCCGCGGTGGCTGGAGGATTTCACGCCGCCAGCACCAACCACGTGCTCGTGCGTCGATGGTGGACGGCGATACCCAGCGCGAACATCGGCATCCCGACCGGCGCCGCATCGGGCCTCGTCGTCGTTGACGTTGATGTGCACGGCTTCGTCGATGGTTACGAGACGCTGGATCGCGCGCGGGCTGAAGGTCTCGTGGATGGCTGGACTGCTGCAGTGAGAACCCCGTCGGACGGTCTGCATCTGTACTACCCCGCGGCGAGCGGGTCGGAGGAGCGGTCCTGGCAGTGCGCACGAGCGGGCATCGACTTCCGCGGCGACGGCGGTTACATCATCGTTCCGCCGTCAAGTCGAGTGATCGACGGGCGTCCGCGGCGGTATGAGGTCCTTCGGCTCGCCAGTGAAAGCGTGCATGGGTTCAACGCGGAGCGACTTCGCGACTTCCTCGATCCTCCCCGTAGGGCCGATCAGGCCCGCGGTGGCGATCAGGCCCGCGGTGGCGATCAGGCCCGCGGTGGCGATTCGGCGATCCGATCGGGCGATGTGCAGCGTCTCGCCGAGTGGGTCGCTCGGAGGCAGGAAGGCGAACGTAACCACGGGGTCTTCTGGGCGGCTTGCCGGATGGCGGAGCATAGTGTTTCTCCGTTCGAAGCGCTCGATGCACTCACGGCGGCCGGTGCGCAGGCCGGGCTCACTGAGCGCGAGGTGACGACGACCGTCCGCTCTGCCTACCGAAGTGTTCAGGGCGCACCGGCCAGGCCGTTAGCTCCTGCGTCGTCGGCGCCACCTCACAGGCCATCAAGCGGCATAGAGCCACGGGCACTGGCATGAGGAACATCAGGGGGCGACGAGTGGCTGTCATGACAGCCGTCGCGGGCACGGTGTTCATCGCCGCCGGAGCGTTCTGGCTGTCATTCACCTCGCTCGTGGACCTTGCTGCGCGCTCAGGAATCGGCGACGGGCAGGCGTGGGCATGGCCGCTCATCGTCGACGGGGTCATCGTCGTCTCGACTGTCGCCGTCGTCGCCCTCGCCGATTCACGAGCCGCCTGGTATCCATGGACGCTCCTCGCGGGCGCTGCGGCAGTATCAGTGACCGCAAACTCGCTTCATGCCGTCGTCGCCGCCGATTCAGACATGCCCGGCTTCCTCGCCGCGGCCGTCGCGGCCGTGCCACCGGTGGTCTTGCTTGCGATCACTCATCTGACGGTGCTTTTGATCCGCGCGCCAGAAACCGTAGTTCCGAGCGAGTCGGTCTCGCCGCAGGAGCGCGCAACGGCATTTCGGGCGGAGGGATGGTCGAACAAGCGGATCGCCCGCGAGCTTGACGTTCACCCGTCGACGGTGGGCCGCTGGTTCGCCAGCGCACCTATCGAGCAGGAACGGACGGACGCCGCATCCGCCACATCCGAGGAGGCATCGGCATGAGCGAAATCGAGAATGAAACGCCGCGCAACGTTGATCGAGAAGACGACGGACTCGCGACAGCCCCCGAGGCCGTCGAAGCGACAAGCGTGCGCAGTCGCCGTCGGTGGGCGGTGGTGAACCCGGCGTCGCACCCCGGCCGTGGCGTCGAGTGGGTGCGCCCAACGGATCTGATGGCGCGCAGCGGTTCCCGTGTGGCCGGAGCGGGGATCAACTTCCAAGCCGAGCTTCATCGACGCACTCGCGATGCCGCGACGACCAGCATCCGCGGCATCGCGGAGCGAGCCCGACGACTCCCACCCGTCTCCGCGTTCGGACACGGCTCCTCTCGACGCGGGACAGAGCGCGGCGTGGTCGGCGCCGCCTGAACCACACACTCGAGACAACCTGATGGGAACCCACCGGCATCCAGGACCCCCGTTGGGGAGCGGGCGCGCACCTGCATGTCAGGAGGTGTCTTCGCCATGACCCATCACAGTTCACCGCTGCAATCGCGCGAGGATTACAGAACGAGCGAAGGGCTGCGCGCCCTGCTCAATCGCCTGCATCACGCGGGTGCCCGCGCCTGGGCGCACGACCGCGTTGCCGCTGATCTCGCCGTGTTCTCGGCCGAGAAGTACGGCGCCTTGGCACGTAAGCACGGCCTCGACCCCTGGGAGGCAGCGTCGGCAGCATTCGACGTCATGCGAACCCGCTCCGCACGAGAAGCAGACGATCCGTGGGCCGTCGTCACTCGCGGTGTTCAGATCACCTGCATCGCCGAGGAGCGCGGGCAAGGCTTGTTGTGTGCGACTCACCAAGCTCGCCGACCTCATGTCTCCGCTTTCCATGATCCGGAACGGTTTGCCGATCGGGAGACTCCGCTGGCCGATTACCATCCGGCGTTCCACGTCCAAGACGACTATCCGAGTGCTCAAGACGACGACGCCTACTATGCACCCGAGGACGTCGACACTGCCCACCGTGCGGTCGAACTGTCGATCGTCCTCTTCACGACCTTGGGATGGCCGGAGAGCACTGCGCGCGCAGCGATCGAGTACGTCTGCGCCGCGGTCGCACGGGCCGGGTCTCGACAGAGCGCCTGCGAGCTGCTCCGCCGCGACAAGCACGCCCGAGCGCTGCTCGATCTGCCTGCCGACTCGTGGTCGGCACTGCTGCGTGTGCTGCTCGGGCATCCACATCCTGCATACCGGTCAACCAGCGCCGGTCGCGGCATCCTGTTCCGTCTGCTCGTCGGCGACACGCTGCCCGCGTTGCTCAGTGATGACGACCTGGTGATGACGATCGCGATGTCCACGCCCACGCACGGGGGCAGGCGATGAGCACCGACAACGGGCACATCGAACTGGAACGGTCGGTCGACTCGATTCGGGTCGGGCTACGCCACCGAACGGAGCTCGGCGACCTCGCCTCGCTTGCCGCGTCAATCGAGCGGGAAGGCCTGCTGCAACCGATAACCGTCACGCCAGAAGGGATCCTCGTCTGCGGTGCACGGCGACTGGCCGCGATCAAGCAACTCGGGTGGCTGCACGTCAAAGTGTGGGTGCGTTCGGGCATCTCGGGAGACCTTGGGTACCTGCTTGCTGAGCAAGACGACAATGTGCTCCACAAGCCGCTCACTCAACTGGAGAACGCGACTCTGTACCGAGAGATCAAGACGCTGATGGCAGAGGATGCCGCTCGCCGCCAGGAAGCGTCGCGCTTCAGCAGGGTGAACCAGCCCGGAGATCACGGTGCCGCCAATCTTGCGGCACCGTCAGAGGCTGTGGGCGACACACGCGAGCAGGCCGCTGCGATGATCCCAGATGGCCCCTCCCACACCACGCTCGAGAAGATCAACTACCTGCAGCACCTCGTCGACGATGAGACCCAGCCCGAGTCCGTGCGCGAGGGCGTCGCAGCCGAGCTGGAGCTCATCGGATCCGGGTCAGCCGTGCACCCGAGCTACGAACGGGCACGCCAACTCGTCGCTGCGGCGCAGCCCGGCGGGAGTGGGGATAACGTGGCGAAACTCGCTAAGGAAGCCCTGGCTCGCATCAAAGGCAAGCGGATGCCCAAGCGACGCCCGTCGCCAAGCCCTGCTGCCCGTACGGACGGCGATGACCCGTGGCCCGTGCGCGCGTTCGTCGTGACGTGGACTGAGCTCGACGGCTGGTGGCGGCACTTCACCGTCGACGACCTGGCTCATCAGCTCAGCGACGCCGAGGTCGACCTCTTCCTCCACGTCGTTGATGCCACGGTCGACGTCGCTAAGCAGCTCCGAGCATTTCGAAACGACGCCGACTCAGACACCGAGACGACAGCGCGGAGCCTTCGCGCGATCTGAGCAGGGGTCAGGGCTGCGCACCTGCCCGGCATGAAGCACCAGATAGCTCGCCGTTCGCGCCGCACCTTGGTCGCACTGATCGCCGTCGCGGTGATGGCCGTCCTCGTCGTCGCTGTCGGCACCTACGGACTCATCTCCGGATCACCCGAGCCGGAGGACTCGCCGGAGCCGACCTCGTCGAGCGCCGCGCCGACCACCGAGCATTCTCGTCGACCTGCCACGACGGCACCGCGACTTCCGACGATCCTGCCCACTCGAGATGCAGAGACGTTCGCGGGCAGCGTCGCGACGGCGCTGTTCACGTGGGACACCGGCGTCGGTTTCGTTCCGCTCGACTACACCGACGTCATCCTCGACGTCGCCGATCCCACCCCTGCCGAACAGCCAGGGCTCGCGGCCGACATCGCCACCTACCTGCCGACGCAGAACGCGTGGGTGCAGCTGGGTCAGTACGCGACGACGCAACGTCTGGAGGTCACGTCAATGTACGTGCCGGATGCCTGGTCCGAGGCGCTCTCGCAGGCACGGCCCGGACAACTCCCCGAAGGCGCGACCGCGTACACGATCGAGGGCATCCGTCACCGCGCTGGCACGTGGAACGGCGATTCGATCGCTGCTCAGCAAGAGGTGGCGCTCACGGTGTTCATCGCTTGCCCGCCCGGTGACAGTTGCTACGTTCTGCGGCTGTCCGAGCTGAACAATCCGCTCCGATAGGACGGCCGACTCATGCTGAAGAAGCTCGCGATCACACTCATCGGGCTTGTGATCCTCGCGCCGACGCTAGGACTGGTCGCGGTCGGTCTGGTTGCAAACCCCGCCGTCATTGCTTGCCTCGCCTCGACGGGTCTCACCGTCGGCCCCATTCCGGATTCGCTTGTGGTGACGACGGCGAACGGAGATACTTTCACACTCAATCGGCAGCAGCTCACTCACGCGGCCACGATCATCTCTGTTGGGTCGCGGATCGATAGCGTCACCCGCGATGGCGTCCAGATCGCGCTCATGGCTGCGCTCACCGAGTCAACGCTGCGGCAGCTCGCGAACACGAGCACCTACCCGGAGTCCGGTGACTATCCGAACGATGGAAACGGATCCGATCACGATTCGCTCGGTCTGTTCCAAATGCGCCCGCAATCCGGATGGGGATCGGTCGCCGAGTTGATGGATCCGGAATATCAGGCTGAGGCGTTCTTCGGCGGATCGACGGGACCGAACTATCCCTCGCCGCGTGGCCTGCTCGATATCCCCGACTGGCAGAGCTTGAGCAAGGGCGAAGCCGCGCAAGCGGTTGAAGTATCCGGATACCCCGACCGGTACAACAACTACGAGCCGGTCGCCGAAAAGATCCTCACCACTCTCACTAGCGCCACCTCGCAACTTGCCGGGAGCATTCCTGCGCCGACCGAGAGCGTTGCGGAGTCGGCCCGCGTCGTGTTTCCATTGCCGGAGGGCACCTGGGTACTCACGGGCAACTTCGGCCCGCGAGTCGACCCGTTTACCGGAGAGGGCGCCTTCCACTCCGGCACCGACCTCGCTGCGCCAGATGGAACGCCGATCCTCGCGGCCGCGGACGGAGTCGTCACAGT from Microbacterium sp. SY138 includes:
- the mobF gene encoding MobF family relaxase — encoded protein: MTVSMRVMSAGDGYKYLLRTVAAGDGDRSLSTPLTRYYNAEGTPPGRWLGAGVAVLGGGRIGVGDQVSEAQLQLLVGMGRDPITGEPLGRAYPEYQSVAERIEAHTAALDPALGPASRAEAAVAIEAEQTERGTRRAVAGFDFTFSIPKSASVLWAVADAGTQALIAGAHHAAVAEVVAFMEREVAATRTGATGRDGAVAQVDVRGLSATAFDHYDSRAGDPHLHTHVVISNKVQTVLDNKWRSLDGRPIHTAVVALSELHEAVFADHLTRMLGVSWEARDRGRDRNPAWAITAVPEVLVKEFSTRARHIDAETDRLIGQYVEARGRRPSPTTIMKLRAQATLSTRPEKEVRSLADLTASWWERAGRALGSEATAWARTVTVNEKPLLLRADDVPLDVISSLGRDVVTAVGEKRSTWHRWNLTAEAARQTMGYRFASTEDREAVVGLVVDAAEAVSLRLTPPELASSPAAFRRPDGTSVFRPKHSALFTSEVLLAAEDSLLARARTITAPTVPLTTVERITTRPDSKGRILGDDQASALTKIAVSGRVVDVLVGPAGAGKTTAMSALRRAWEHEHGRGSVIGLAPSAVAAQVLADDLGIQTENTAKWLDTHDRTGETFRRGQLAIVDEASLAGTLSLDRIAALAAEAGAKVLLVGDHSQLQPVDAGGAFSLLVHDRDDAPELVDVHRFVNPWEKTASLRLRHGRTEVIDTYAEHRRVIGGDTEEMIDAAYAAWRADTLAGRASVLVTDSNESVQALNNRARVDLILDGTVNVRREVELHDGTRAAAGDTVVTRRNDRRLRAGRSWVRNGDRWVIAEVRADGALTLGRAGRRWGGSVVVPADYAAEHLDLGYAVTSYRAQGITVDSSHVVADASMTRETFYVAMTRGREENIAYVAVDKPDPAHDGPHPGDDTEATARSVLFGVLQHVGAELSAHETVADEQDAWASIGQLTAEYETLAAAAQHDRWAALIRSSGLTDNDAEAAITSPAFGALNAELRRAESNQHDIDTLLSRLVRARGFGDADDIAAVLHDRVTKATSRPAGAGRARNAARLIAGLIPEATGFMPSEMRRALTERRELIENRADALLDTALTDKHEWITKLGTPPKQPRAVRAWRYSARTIAAYRDRYGITGSSPLGAPAESEAQKIDVTRARAALDRAQNLAQDNQPEQEQARCTAAQRVGPSL
- a CDS encoding alpha/beta fold hydrolase codes for the protein METDGDRRLLILDRTRSTAAPGIFSLWFETGEWVQVSDEVIDRGPGQIARVVTHAASGRLPSLGASFSWSGIYFDGPAAAGLSVREVFITTPAGPAPAWLADGEHRAATWAIHVHGMGGRRRGTLRGVQVTAELGWTSLVVSFRNDGEGPSVEKGRSTLGYSEADDVEAAVEYAVKQGAERIVLFGWSLGAAIALRVADRMRSAGVIAALVLDSPVLSWIEVIEANCVRSGLPAVAGRLSLPWLTLDPLARVAGLPGAISLREMDWIERARDLTVPTLILHGNRDDSVPPAVSEALRDRRPGFVELVAFAAGHSMAWNSDPERWRSSVSAWLSTVVVD
- a CDS encoding DUF6545 domain-containing protein — protein: MIQTLIATLLWVLVASLLIFRRRRTDRSITYAALTIAVAMTLNVDAVYVAVDGLLGSTNHAMLLSDGLLIIGLFFLGRAAMKAGEYRPRLVRAAVGRPALFNALVGTTMAFFLIDRGATTVTFMRDLGAQPWVAAYSIIVFTYCGIILGAMLTLAMRQFRIGKGAQLVPALLLLMGSSSGIALSVAVITMDLAHVTGNLQFMRSVGAAYGPLSLLAFLFLCAGFAVQPMVRNLQERARRARTAEMLQRLDSLWHRAVRVRPGLSKAQSSTAQIEDHESRLHREIVEIRDAMIDPRTAFEVTNAEETLLEQAERHLLGSSGAGANGKPAVVAPRSLDERDRT